Genomic window (Trichomycterus rosablanca isolate fTriRos1 chromosome 27, fTriRos1.hap1, whole genome shotgun sequence):
TGAGAAGGTGACGTTGACTTCTTAATCTGCAGGGCTTTTTTCTTCACAGGGTGGGCTAATTTTCCCTCTTCTAACAGGGGCAGTACGGATAAGGGACATCCTTagaactagccctatttatctAGGCACAGAGAAAACCCCATTTAAAGTTACAGGACATGATTTTTGGAGGATTTGCTGAATCTCAAGAGCACAGACGGTCCCTCTCCGGAGACTCCAGTGTCTCTGGCTCCATCTGCAGTACGATGAATGGACAGCACCTCAGTGTGATCACCAGCTGCCTCCTCTTTGTGTGTTGTAGGAATGCTTTACATACGTTCTGAAGGGCCACATCGCTGTCAGTGCTGCTGTTTTCCCCAATGGAACGAAAGGTACATTCATACTGTCTTTTTATTATGGGTATCTCTGTTATGCATGTGGTATTTACAGTAAAGGATCAAACCtatagtgccagtcccaagcacATACAGGATCAGCCCAAAGAATAGTGaaaaaacatttacagtatgtggtttaatatatggtcaaaagtattaggacatctGACCATTTTCTTGTTGGATCCACTCTTCTGCGAAGCTTTCTTGCAAGACTTCGAAtgcgcacaaattcccacagacacactccagtcAATAGAGTCAGTGAGGtgcagcactgatgttggaagagACGTTCTGAATGCAATCCAAGCTGAATTGAACCCAAAAGTGTTGAGTCGGGTTGAGACCAGGGCTGTGTGTAGAACCATTGGAGCTCCTTTGTACACAactagtcaaaccatgtctttatagagctgcaTAATGATACTTAAAGAAAAaggggacttccctaaactgttgctccatgttaaaagcatattatttatcttctatcatttgtatacatctgttagcaacgGATGTGGCAGGAACGACTAAATTCAGTTGTTAGGATGGGtgcccaatacttttggccatatagtgtatgaaatatatatttttgatgCTAAGAAAATCATAAAAATGGTATTTGTACAGTCTCTTATGTGCATTAAATTAAAAGCTGTACAGACACAAGATATTTGATCTATCTGTTGATATACTGAATCTAATAATCTTATATAAATAACGCGATTAGATGAAGGTAGGAGGAACAGTGGACGACTGTTTAACGCTCCTGTGCTACTGTAGGTCACCTGCTGGACTCTTTCGCCCGGGCGGCTCTGTGGGACTCTGGGCTCGATTACCTGCACGGTACGGGACACGGCGTGGGCTGTTTCCTCAACGTCCACGAAGGACCCTGCGGCATCAGCTACAAAACCTTCGCCGACGAGCCCCTGGAGGCCGGGATGATCCTCAGTGATGGTGCAGCCTCGTTTCTCACACACGTGGACGTAGTTCGGCGTAGATGTTGAATGTGACCCTTTTGTTGCTGTGTTTCAGAGCCGGGATATTACGAGGACGGCTCATTCGGGGTCCGGCTGGAAAACGTCGTGCTGGTGGTTCCTGCAAAGACTAAAGTGAGAGCTCAGACAGCATCAGCTGTATTCAGGCCAAAATAGGTTgtcagtacagttacagtccAGTAGGCTCTGTACCCATTAATCCCAGTGGTGTAGGCGTGGCCTCTTTACCTGTCAGTGTAAGAGGTGTGTTATTTTGTCATAGTTACATTCagatttatttaattctatgcatgttttccctttttcttttaatctagtcatatccaattccccagttgTATCTCCTCTGCTGCTGCAGACCCTGACTGAGCAGTCCTCCAATATGAGGCGGTTTCACACGGACATCCGTatcacgcacggagagtcacgtaCCGCTCTCCATTACTCacagtctctgtgcagcacctcgAGCGGCCAGTAGAGGCCGCTATTGCAGCACTAATGATGAATTCCTTTACCCTCCCACCCAGGAGacgttagccaatcatgtctgtgtgtaggcaacaggtagcagagctaagagcTCGAAATTTGGATCATGTTTGAGATATTGAAGAGACGCAACCCCAAGCTTAGACATTTCTGCATGGTTTTGTGTATTTAAATTAGAAGACACACTTGACATTTTACAGTGTTCCACTTTTCATTcccctctctctgtctctcagtaTAACTACAGGAACAGAGGCAGCCTGACCTTCGAACCTCTCACACTCGTCCCTATTCAGATCAAGATGATAAAAACAGACCTGCTGACCCAGAAGGAGGTacctcacatttacacacagcactCTTTTGTCTTGTGTTGGTtccttttactattattattattatattttcatatttaGACGTAGCTAATTTGCTATTGCAGGCTAGCACATAATCGTGTATGTAATGTAAGGAGATGTCTGATTTGGATGTTTCTCTTTTAGACATGGCCGATTCCTCCTGTAGATTATACGACCTATTGGTTTTCCTTGTTTTGTGGACCCAGGACCAAGTTCTATCCTTTATGTAAAAACACgttgtttttccttttttccgcAGCGTGATTGGCTGAACGATTACCACAAGCAGTGCCGCGATACGATCGGTGCCGAGCTGGAGCGGCAGGGAAGAAAGGAGGCGCTGGATTGGCTGATCAGGGAGACCCAGCCGATCTCCTAAAGACATGTGATTGATTTTTTACCGACCCCCGGTCCTAATTCTAAACACAAACACCCACTTTTTTCTGATCCAATAAACCACCCTGCGCGAAATATTAACGATAAGCATGCTTTATTTTATCTGGAACCAACCACCCACATTTCTACCCGTCCACGCCACCCCCCTGGTGTCTTTAGGTTGGTACGGCCCAGTCTCTACAGCTGCATGTGGAATGTGGGTGACTCCGGGACTGTTCCACTCTGAGGGGGGTTCAGTGTTAGTGTGGAGTGTATAGCGTGTGTACAGCAGCCCTCGTCCTCATGGCATCCCTCAGGAAGTGGATTGCtgtagatgtagtagatggagGAGTCGTCGTTTGGTGGGTTACAGACACTTTGTGACCTTCGTACGGACTTCAGGTCCACCGGCGCGTCCTCCGGGTCACACGCCGCCGCGGCCTCGTAAGCGCCCGCTCGCTTCTGCCTCCTGCAGGACAAAATGTGTTATTGCACTCTAGTAGGGCTCAAACTCACGTGTATTTTATACCACTGatcttatacacctgttagccatGGGAGATAAAAACGCCTGCACTCAGGAATTataagcgtccacatacttttggccatgtagcgtTTGTAAATGGTTCTTGCAGTTGTAGTTGATGTGATGGTTGATGTACCTGCTGTGGTTGAAGTAGGAAACGCAGTACAGGATGGTGGTTACAGTGAGGACACACAGGACCAGAGAGAGCATGAAGATATTAAACACCTTACACTCTACACAGTGAGAGAGAACCAACAGGTATCACACCTCCATAAATACAAGGCCTTAATAgtattcaccccccccccccccaccaccaccaaaaaaACTACTTTTCATCATGAGCTGAGGTTTGTGGAACCTTCTTTAGTCAAAAACGGTATCTAATTAGGAAAAAAACAACCTAAATATTAAGATTAAGAATTCATAATATTATTTACACTTGGCATCTATTACACcccagtttaaaaacaatgggACAGTGAGGACAAAACTAAACAGACAGAAATTATTTGCAAactttacaaaaacaaactatTCCATGTTTTAATCaatcagctttatttatttatttatttatttacttattttaaatcTGATggctccaaaaaagttgggacagggcaccACCACCAACAGTAAGACTAAACGTAGGCACGTTTTATTTTACTCACCGTCGATGGTGCCTCTGGCCACTTCAGTTGTGTCATTGAGTGACAGGCCAACGCTCACTATGTTTAGGTTGGCACTAGGCTCCAGTGCCATCTCGAAAATGAACCAGACAAAAACTAACCAACCGAGAGAGAAGTGTTGAGCAGGTCTGCACCACGTGACCGTACGGGGTTTCCCTGATAATGCCCCTTACCCGCCCGTCTCCCCCGTTCTTCTGTGCCAACTCTTGGCAGCTTTTGTAGAAAGCTGAGTTGAATGATTAACAGGGGCACCATTGTGTATTCCAGATTGTGTTGAGCACATTAGAGTTTCATTCTGCTTCAGTGGTTTCTTTCTATAAATGTTTAGGAAATATGAATATTGAAAGATTCGGAGCGAGTTTAGCTAGAATGAAGTAGAAATTGTGACCCGTCTGGATACAAACTGAAGAAAAGAAAGCTGGCGTGCAACTCCCTGAGGCCTGTTGATTATGCAACTTGTTCCGCTCGTGATGCCCGTCTGCAGGCCCAGGAATTTTAGCAGGTTTTAGCTCAGTGGCACTGCAGAGTAAATGAAGAGTTTTAAATTCAGGTAGCAGATGTGATTAGTAGTCTCTGAGGGGAAGGGGAGTGGGATATGGATTTACCACCTTACTAAAGCATCGACCGTTACTGAAGAATACAGAGAGAGTAGTGTGGTCCTCCGTGTGTGCTATCTTGCAGAGGACCAGAGGACACCCAATTGCACAGAGAGATTTAGCATTGCCCATAAAAAAGAGGCTTTTGGCTCTGGCCCTCTGTACCCAGGGGACTCGTCCAGTTCTGTTTTTTCCCACATCAGGTCAGAGATCTACATGATTCAGCCCAGCCAGCTCTGAGGGGGGCATGAGAGGTCAGTAACCTCACCACGGGTGCAaacccaaaaacacacacaagcaacATGGCCATTCAGACGCTCTCTCGTAAATCAATCCAGCCCTTATTCTCCCAGAACATCAGATGTGGACCGGTGCTCATGTAGTCCATTACTGAAACAACTAGGTGGCAGCGTTTACATATGAACTACTGCACTGAGTAGGATCACATCTTACCTACATCAGTGGTTCTCACACTCTGAACCAACACACACGTTCCCATGAGCTTTTTGGCATCCCAATCCAAAATCATAAGCATTATTATGGAGTACCCGtcccctacacacacataatgcCTTAAGGGAAGGTTTTCCACAAAGTTTTGGAGCGTGTTAGTGGAAATGTCTGCTCAATCAGTCCTGGAATTTGACCATGAGGCCTTAGTGCATGACCTGAcaatgttctaattcatcccaaaggtattCAGTTGGGTTTAAGTCAGGGcgctgtgcaggacactggagatcctccacaccaaacctggccagccatgtctttatggatacATGTGCTTTGTAGAGCATCAcccacttactcattcactgactgtggaacacccaatccaccttctgcatgtgtgtAGGAGGTTGAAGGAAGCCCAAATCTCCTCTGGATTAACGATTTGACATGAGGGTCACCTACAGGCCCCAGAAACCTATACTGTTTCAGCCAATCAGGTGTAAGCTTTATAAGACGGAAGCCTTTTGATTCACTGTTCctaaaacccaaacaaacctGACAGCAGAGGAGTCGTGCAGCTCGACATAATGCAGGTGGACACTTGCCATATCTTTAGCGGTCATGTAAGAAATAGCTAGCCATACGTTTTACCCCAAAATTAAGATAACTGCCCTGCTGCCCTTATCTCGACACCCACATCTTCCAGTAAAACTAAATATCAGATACCAAAATCTAAATGAGCAGAAAGAAAGATGTTCTTCAGGTCACATTTGTGAGTGTCTGCTGTGTGCTAATGTACTCTGTGAGACTCCAGAGGTGCGTCTGGGGagccaatatttatttttactttaatggcatttttacatttatgcacTGGAGGAAAAAATGAGGTCAGTAGAGTCGGGTTGTGGTAGTGTCTCCAAAAATGTAAGCATATTTAATAAGATCACTGACTTGAAAAAATTGTGCTTATAAAAGAATTAAATggcagttaaaaaataaaagattattAGTGGTTCATAAGAACTTGAATGCGTAAACTGGACATGATGTATgaaagcagtgtgtgtgtgtgtgcaaaaatGAGGGAGTGTTACGCTCCGTCTAAACATCCATCCACACTGATTAATAATCTGGACTGAGACTGGGGACTAGGGCCAGAGTTTAATAATCCGTACTCTGTTAAAAAGTTCAGCATCATATCATTTCAGCTTCCCATGAAATAAATGCCAGTTCAGGTTCATAACATCTGAATGAATAATGTTGAAATTGATGAAGTGCCAGATCTGCTAGTGATGAAATCAGCTACTGGTGCTTATAGGGTTAAAATCATTCACATtctaataatgtaatatatgaataacatttcaattttttatattatttctcattctgagtgtgttttcattcttttttttactaacaGTTTCAATCTGGTTGTAATGAGTCTGGTGCCAACtggaaacacacactcacacattcgaTCACTGCAGCCAAGTTCATACAGCCAATtcatcttctgcatgttttagaagGTGGGAGGTGAACAAAGTACCCAGAGAAACCCTACATTACTGGAATTGAGGTTTATATCTGTTGCACTAGATACTAATATTAGAATTAGTAAAATGATACTGAAGAAGgtgatatttattattaagatagatcgatcactttattaatcctatAGGGAGAGTCAGTTAttagtacacaagtattaaagtacaacactgttattaaataaatagaataagaaatgtagtatgtaatataaaaaaaactgtcatTGCGGTAAACATCATTGGATGAGATATGTAAACTGTAAGGTGTAAATAATAACAggtaaatattaacaaatatataattattaaagagGTATACATCATTTCTTTTtgcagggcagcacggtggcacagtgggtagcgctgtcacctcacagcaagaaggtcttgggtttgggcagttgtagcccagtgattaaggtactggactagtaatcaaaagatcgctggttcaagccccaccactgccaggttgccactgttgggcccttgagcaaggtccttaaccctcaattgcttagacaatatactgtcacagtactgtaaggcactttgaataaaagcgtctgctaaatgctgaaaatgtaaatgtttcccCAGCCGgtggtccaggtcttttctgtgttgaatttgcatgttctccttgtgtccatgtgggtttcctctgggtgctccggtttcctttcacagctcaaagacgtgcagtcaggacaaCTGGAGATATTAAAAAGTGTGTTAATGCCCTTGTGATGGCCTGGCGAACTGTtcggggtgttttctgcctttcggCTAacgaatcagacccaccgcagcctgaccaggatgaaacagtggaaaaacaattaataaacaaatgaattcaTTTCTTTTTGCTTTGTTTCACTACATCcaaacacagtgctgatcctAGATCAGTTTTAAGGGCTCATATCATCATATGATCTAATTTCTCACTTTTAATGCACAATGTGGTAGAAATTAGCACTGGTGTTTGCTTTTCAGGACTGAACTGTGTGTTTATAAGGAATGAAAGGACTGGATGTAATgatttgtgtacatttttctctttgatttagCTTCAGTCCAGAACAAATAAA
Coding sequences:
- the si:dkey-246e1.3 gene encoding uncharacterized protein si:dkey-246e1.3: MALEPSANLNIVSVGLSLNDTTEVARGTIDECKVFNIFMLSLVLCVLTVTTILYCVSYFNHSRRQKRAGAYEAAAACDPEDAPVDLKSVRRSQSVCNPPNDDSSIYYIYSNPLPEGCHEDEGCCTHAIHSTLTLNPPQSGTVPESPTFHMQL